In a single window of the Flavobacterium ammoniigenes genome:
- a CDS encoding amidohydrolase family protein, translated as MIHKKIVLLTLVFGISLVSKAQQTPAPKQQKSILILNAKAHLGNGSVLENSAIGFKNGKIDVVTSANNVDKANYETIIDAAGKEIYPGFIAPNSTLGLVEIDAVKSSDDESEIGTFNPHVRSLIAYTADSKVVETVRPNGVLMAQITPRGGLISGTSSIVQLDAWHWNDAVVKENDGIHMEFPSSFKRSGSWFEPGSIEANKEYTKEIAEINSFFQNAKVYNTTVAKERNLILEATKGLFLGEQTLFIHANEEKQMIDAVELAKSNGITKIAIVGGYEAYKIGSFLKENHIGVLLKRVHDMPENDDDDIDLPFKLAKLLTDQGVLVGLENSGAHERMETRNLPFLAGTCAAYGLEKEQALQLITSNTAKILGIDSFCGTLEVGKDATLFISEGDALDMRTNKLSNAFIQGRTISLETHQTKLNARYKSKFNQN; from the coding sequence ATGATACATAAAAAAATAGTTCTTTTAACATTGGTATTCGGAATATCATTAGTTAGTAAAGCACAACAGACTCCAGCACCTAAACAACAAAAATCAATTTTAATTCTGAATGCCAAAGCGCATTTAGGAAATGGATCTGTTTTGGAGAATAGTGCCATTGGTTTCAAAAACGGTAAAATTGATGTAGTAACTTCTGCTAATAATGTAGATAAAGCCAACTACGAAACCATTATTGATGCCGCTGGGAAAGAAATTTACCCAGGCTTTATAGCACCTAATTCTACTTTAGGATTAGTTGAAATCGATGCGGTAAAATCTTCTGATGACGAATCAGAAATTGGAACATTCAATCCACATGTTCGCAGTTTGATTGCTTATACTGCCGATTCAAAGGTTGTCGAAACAGTAAGACCAAATGGTGTTTTAATGGCACAAATTACTCCAAGAGGCGGATTAATTTCTGGAACCTCTTCTATAGTTCAATTAGATGCATGGCATTGGAATGATGCTGTTGTTAAAGAAAATGATGGTATACACATGGAATTCCCTTCAAGTTTCAAAAGAAGCGGTTCTTGGTTTGAACCTGGTTCTATTGAAGCGAATAAAGAGTATACCAAAGAAATTGCTGAAATTAATTCCTTTTTTCAAAATGCAAAAGTGTACAATACAACTGTAGCCAAAGAACGTAATTTAATTTTAGAAGCTACTAAAGGACTATTTCTAGGAGAACAAACTTTGTTTATTCACGCCAATGAAGAGAAGCAAATGATTGATGCGGTTGAACTTGCAAAGAGCAATGGTATTACTAAAATTGCTATTGTAGGAGGATATGAAGCATACAAAATTGGAAGTTTTTTAAAAGAAAACCATATTGGAGTACTATTAAAGAGAGTCCATGATATGCCTGAGAACGATGATGACGATATAGATTTGCCTTTTAAACTTGCCAAACTATTAACTGATCAAGGCGTTTTAGTAGGATTAGAAAATAGTGGTGCACATGAAAGAATGGAAACTCGTAATCTTCCTTTTTTAGCTGGAACATGTGCAGCTTACGGTTTAGAGAAAGAACAGGCATTGCAACTTATTACTTCAAATACAGCAAAAATATTGGGTATTGATAGTTTCTGCGGAACTCTTGAAGTCGGTAAAGATGCTACTTTGTTTATTTCTGAAGGTGATGCACTAGATATGCGAACAAATAAATTGAGTAATGCTTTTATTCAAGGAAGAACCATTAGTTTAGAAACGCACCAAACTAAATTAAATGCTCGTTATAAATCAAAGTTTAATCAGAA